Proteins from a genomic interval of Shewanella seohaensis:
- a CDS encoding MFS transporter yields MENSALTPSTQKPGLFVPVAGLSLFALASGYLMSLIPLSLSYFELSSDLAPWLASIFYLGLLLGAPCIAPIVARIGHSKAFILFLNILLCSVVVMVLLPQGDIWLASRLVAGVAVAGIFVVVESWLLMADTQKQRAKRLGLYMTALYGGTAIGQLAVDYLGTTGNLPYLVVIGLLAAASLPALLVKRGQPQSSEQHSIALSDLKNLSKPAVVGCLVSGLLLGPIYGLLPVYVSQDMGFAQQTGQFMALIIMGGMIVQPLVSYLSPRFQKSALMAAFCLIGAAALFLLTQKSLVGLWLGFVLLGACAFALYPIAISLACDHLPSSQIVSATQIMLLSYSVGSVIGPVAASRFNHIEHGLLLYLAASFVLTSCYLGAHLLVRSKPRLPTAKA; encoded by the coding sequence GTGGAAAATAGTGCATTAACTCCATCGACTCAAAAGCCAGGGCTGTTTGTGCCTGTTGCTGGCTTAAGCCTATTTGCCCTCGCTTCGGGCTATTTGATGAGTTTGATCCCGCTGTCTCTCAGTTACTTTGAGCTCAGCTCCGATCTCGCACCATGGCTCGCGAGTATTTTCTACCTAGGCTTATTGCTGGGCGCACCTTGCATCGCGCCAATCGTGGCACGTATTGGCCACAGCAAGGCATTTATTTTATTTCTCAATATCTTATTGTGCAGCGTTGTGGTCATGGTACTGCTGCCACAGGGCGATATCTGGCTCGCTTCGCGACTCGTTGCTGGTGTCGCGGTGGCAGGGATTTTTGTGGTCGTCGAATCTTGGTTGCTGATGGCCGATACCCAAAAACAACGGGCCAAACGCTTAGGCCTATATATGACCGCCCTCTACGGCGGCACGGCAATCGGACAACTCGCGGTCGATTACTTAGGTACCACGGGCAACCTTCCCTATTTAGTGGTGATAGGTTTACTGGCCGCCGCCAGTTTACCCGCGCTCTTAGTCAAACGCGGTCAACCACAATCGAGCGAGCAACACTCGATTGCCCTCTCGGATCTTAAAAACCTGAGTAAACCCGCCGTAGTCGGTTGTTTGGTCTCGGGATTATTGCTCGGCCCCATTTACGGCCTATTACCTGTTTATGTGTCGCAGGACATGGGATTTGCCCAGCAGACAGGGCAATTTATGGCGCTGATCATTATGGGCGGCATGATTGTCCAGCCCTTAGTGAGCTATTTATCTCCACGCTTCCAGAAGAGTGCATTAATGGCCGCCTTCTGCTTAATTGGTGCAGCGGCACTCTTTTTACTGACACAGAAATCCCTCGTTGGACTCTGGTTAGGCTTTGTGTTGCTGGGCGCCTGCGCCTTTGCCCTCTACCCTATCGCCATCAGTCTGGCCTGCGATCATCTGCCCAGCAGCCAAATTGTGTCTGCAACTCAGATTATGTTGCTCAGTTATTCCGTCGGTTCGGTTATCGGCCCGGTTGCTGCGAGTCGCTTTAATCATATCGAACATGGCCTACTGCTCTACTTAGCCGCCAGTTTTGTGCTGACCTCTTGTTACCTTGGCGCGCACTTACTGGTGCGAAGCAAACCTCGCTTGCCGACGGCAAAAGCTTAA
- a CDS encoding PepSY-associated TM helix domain-containing protein has product MKVRSDVLRVYQSIHIWTGIIAGIVLFIGFYAGSLTMFKGAIDAWSMPPSVTLPQVSADRLDELVSQVLARDDKAKNGFSLHLNDEHQSPMTWYEQGSERELSMSNQLWHASLDEQGQLVTQLSTPSELAELIDQLHRTAGIAGEVGHDQAGVYVLGVAAFLYFLALVSGVIFLLPTLTKSFFALRKDKGESRFWLDAHNLVGITSLPFHLVISLTVIVFAFHDQLYDGLKQVVYGEKPLFAQPAPDRTPYTLADLPKVSTVLTKVQELAPEYQVHEMTFMNLNNPRATLRLGLYNPNGFMRGPVTDYLYLHPYSLKITNSTIDQSDKGIWARTVAVFFGLHFGSYGGDLGRWVYFFLGLSGAFLFYSGNLLWLEKRRKKQASEQTRACRLMASATVGICLGSVAALAVSMLLGKWFYSQVSNINHLYLWLYYVVFAALVAYAFWRGAARAALLILPLCALASLAMPITSVIGLLVPNLGLWAPHSAATLGVDLVALGFSGVFYYGYRLTRHRVFNGPQDSVWAIPNKEPVAEEARLKTV; this is encoded by the coding sequence ATGAAAGTGCGCAGTGATGTGTTACGGGTGTATCAGTCTATCCATATTTGGACTGGGATCATCGCCGGAATAGTGTTGTTTATCGGTTTCTATGCCGGATCGCTCACGATGTTTAAAGGCGCGATTGACGCTTGGTCAATGCCGCCCTCAGTGACTTTACCGCAAGTCTCTGCCGATAGGCTCGATGAGCTAGTGTCGCAGGTGTTAGCGCGGGACGATAAGGCGAAAAATGGCTTTAGTTTGCATTTGAATGATGAACATCAGTCGCCGATGACTTGGTATGAGCAGGGCTCGGAGCGTGAACTCAGCATGAGCAACCAGCTTTGGCATGCCAGCCTCGACGAGCAGGGGCAATTAGTGACTCAACTGAGTACCCCAAGCGAGCTGGCCGAGCTGATTGACCAATTACACCGCACTGCGGGGATTGCTGGTGAAGTGGGTCACGATCAAGCGGGCGTCTATGTGCTCGGCGTCGCCGCCTTCTTATACTTCTTGGCGCTGGTTTCTGGAGTGATTTTCTTACTGCCCACCTTAACTAAAAGCTTTTTCGCTCTACGTAAAGATAAGGGCGAGAGTCGTTTCTGGCTCGATGCCCACAACTTAGTCGGCATCACTAGTTTGCCATTTCATCTGGTGATCAGTTTGACCGTGATAGTGTTTGCCTTCCATGATCAGCTTTACGATGGGCTTAAGCAGGTGGTTTACGGTGAAAAACCGCTGTTTGCCCAACCCGCACCCGACAGAACGCCCTATACGCTCGCCGATTTGCCCAAGGTCAGCACAGTTCTGACTAAGGTGCAGGAACTCGCCCCCGAGTATCAAGTGCATGAAATGACCTTTATGAACTTGAATAATCCCCGTGCGACCTTGCGTTTAGGCCTGTACAACCCTAACGGCTTTATGCGCGGGCCAGTTACCGATTACTTATATCTGCATCCCTATAGCCTCAAGATAACCAACAGCACCATTGACCAGAGTGACAAGGGCATTTGGGCCAGAACGGTCGCGGTATTCTTTGGGCTGCACTTTGGCAGTTACGGGGGCGATCTTGGGCGTTGGGTGTATTTCTTTTTAGGCTTGAGTGGCGCTTTTTTATTTTACAGCGGCAACTTGCTTTGGCTGGAAAAGCGACGTAAAAAACAGGCGAGTGAGCAGACGCGTGCTTGCCGATTAATGGCGAGCGCCACCGTGGGGATTTGCTTAGGTTCGGTTGCCGCTCTGGCGGTGAGCATGTTGCTGGGCAAATGGTTCTACTCACAGGTGAGCAATATTAATCATCTCTATCTGTGGTTGTACTATGTCGTCTTCGCCGCCTTAGTGGCCTATGCCTTTTGGCGCGGCGCGGCGAGGGCGGCACTGCTGATTTTACCTCTGTGCGCCTTGGCGAGTCTGGCAATGCCTATTACCTCTGTGATTGGGCTGTTAGTGCCGAATCTTGGCTTATGGGCGCCCCATTCGGCGGCAACGCTCGGGGTCGATCTGGTGGCGCTCGGCTTTAGCGGCGTATTCTATTATGGATACCGACTCACGCGCCATCGCGTATTCAATGGCCCGCAGGACAGTGTCTGGGCCATTCCCAACAAGGAGCCTGTGGCTGAAGAAGCCAGGTTAAAAACGGTCTAA
- a CDS encoding prohibitin family protein — protein sequence MIKTELNLPSSIGLSKIIPLVILLILFISLFGSWYTVDQGERGVILRNGKIIGTAEPGLGFKMPLFDTVVKISTQTHTTSYSSLQAYSRDQQPATLNASVTFNVPPDRVEEVYANFKSIDAMVARLLDRQVPTQVENIFGKYTAISVVQERIKFGIDVTSAITNSVKGPIEITSVQIENIDFSNAYEKSVEDRMRAEVEVQTQLQNLEKERVSAQIAVTQAQAEADSQLARAKAEAESIRIKGDAEASAIKSRAEALAQNQNLVELTKAEKWDGKLPTTVLPTGTLPFIDAKKSN from the coding sequence ATGATAAAAACTGAACTTAACCTGCCAAGCTCTATTGGCCTCTCTAAAATCATCCCCCTGGTGATTTTACTGATCCTCTTTATTTCACTCTTTGGCAGTTGGTACACGGTCGACCAAGGTGAGCGCGGAGTGATTCTGCGTAACGGTAAGATCATCGGCACCGCCGAGCCAGGGCTCGGATTTAAAATGCCACTGTTCGATACGGTCGTGAAAATCTCAACCCAAACCCACACCACCAGCTACAGCTCATTACAAGCCTATAGCCGCGATCAGCAACCCGCGACCCTCAACGCTTCAGTCACCTTCAACGTGCCGCCGGATCGTGTCGAAGAAGTCTATGCCAACTTTAAGAGTATCGATGCCATGGTGGCTCGCCTACTCGACCGCCAAGTGCCAACGCAAGTTGAGAACATTTTTGGTAAATACACTGCGATTTCGGTCGTGCAGGAGCGGATCAAATTCGGTATCGATGTCACCAGCGCCATCACTAACTCGGTCAAAGGCCCCATCGAAATCACCTCAGTGCAGATTGAAAATATCGACTTTTCCAATGCCTATGAAAAGTCGGTAGAAGACAGAATGCGCGCCGAAGTTGAGGTACAAACCCAGCTGCAAAACCTCGAGAAAGAAAGAGTGAGCGCACAAATCGCCGTGACCCAAGCGCAGGCAGAAGCCGACTCGCAACTCGCCCGCGCTAAGGCCGAGGCCGAGAGTATTAGGATCAAAGGGGATGCAGAGGCGTCTGCCATTAAGAGCCGCGCCGAAGCTCTGGCACAAAATCAAAACCTTGTCGAACTGACCAAGGCCGAAAAGTGGGATGGCAAGTTGCCCACCACAGTGCTACCAACGGGCACTCTGCCGTTTATCGATGCTAAAAAGTCGAACTAA
- the zntR gene encoding Zn(2+)-responsive transcriptional regulator has product MYRIGELADLCEVKADTLRFYEKHGLLSPSSRTDSGYRVYTDADAARLRFILRAKAVGFSLSEISELLSIELDKSNWACADVKGMVDVKLAQVQTKIAELLHFQTSLQKLSDACCGGPRSAEHCSILEALESSTERVRVEHDHGQTPDATTLDKSGN; this is encoded by the coding sequence ATGTACCGCATTGGTGAGTTAGCCGATTTATGCGAAGTGAAAGCCGATACCCTTAGATTTTATGAGAAACACGGCCTGCTTTCGCCTTCGAGCCGCACCGACTCTGGCTATCGGGTCTATACCGATGCCGATGCCGCACGGCTGCGTTTTATTCTACGGGCGAAGGCGGTAGGTTTTAGCTTGAGTGAAATTAGCGAGCTGCTTTCTATCGAGTTGGATAAATCCAATTGGGCTTGTGCCGATGTGAAGGGCATGGTCGACGTTAAGTTGGCTCAGGTGCAGACTAAGATTGCCGAGTTGCTGCATTTTCAAACCAGTTTGCAAAAACTGTCGGATGCCTGCTGCGGCGGGCCGCGTAGCGCCGAACATTGCTCGATTTTAGAAGCGCTGGAGTCGAGCACAGAGCGAGTGCGTGTGGAGCACGACCATGGCCAAACTCCAGATGCGACAACCCTAGATAAGTCAGGGAATTAA
- the purH gene encoding bifunctional phosphoribosylaminoimidazolecarboxamide formyltransferase/IMP cyclohydrolase — protein sequence MTVANNARPIRRALLSVSDKTGILEFAKALHAQGVELLSTGGTARLLADNGVPVIEVSDYTGHPEIMDGRVKTLHPKVHGGILARRGLDENVMAANNINAIDLVAVNLYPFADTVAKAGCTLEDAIENIDIGGPTMVRAAAKNHKDVTIVVNAADYNRVLAEMAANNGSTTHATRFDLAIAAFEHTAGYDGMIANYFGTMVPAHSTDECFEDSKFPRTFNTQLVKKQDLRYGENSHQTAAFYVDTKIDEASVATAVQLQGKALSYNNIADTDAALECVKEFSEPACVIVKHANPCGVALGKDLLDAYNRAYQTDPTSAFGGIIAFNGELDAATASAIVERQFVEVIIAPVVSQAARDVVAKKTNVRLLECGQWDTKTKTLDYKRVNGGLLVQDRDQGMVGLDDIKVVTKRQPTESELKDLMFCWKVAKFVKSNAIVYAKDGMTIGVGAGQMSRVYSAKIAGIKAADEGLEVVNSVMASDAFFPFRDGIDAAAAAGISCIIQPGGSMRDAEIIAAADEHGMAMVMTGMRHFRH from the coding sequence ATGACTGTTGCAAATAATGCCAGACCCATTCGTCGCGCGCTGTTAAGCGTTTCAGATAAAACCGGAATTCTCGAATTCGCCAAAGCATTACACGCCCAAGGCGTTGAACTGCTGTCAACGGGCGGCACCGCTCGCTTGTTAGCGGATAACGGCGTGCCTGTTATCGAAGTATCTGACTATACAGGACACCCTGAGATCATGGATGGTCGCGTTAAAACCCTGCACCCTAAAGTGCATGGCGGCATTTTGGCGCGTCGCGGTCTTGATGAAAATGTCATGGCTGCCAACAACATCAATGCAATCGATCTGGTTGCGGTTAACCTCTACCCTTTTGCCGATACCGTTGCTAAAGCCGGTTGCACCTTAGAAGATGCGATTGAAAACATCGACATCGGTGGCCCGACTATGGTGCGCGCTGCGGCGAAAAACCATAAAGACGTGACTATCGTGGTAAATGCGGCCGACTATAACCGCGTATTAGCCGAAATGGCCGCCAACAATGGCAGCACGACTCACGCGACCCGTTTCGATTTAGCGATTGCCGCCTTCGAACACACTGCCGGTTACGATGGCATGATCGCCAATTACTTCGGCACTATGGTTCCTGCGCATAGCACTGATGAGTGCTTCGAAGACTCTAAGTTCCCACGCACCTTCAACACTCAATTAGTGAAGAAGCAAGATCTGCGTTACGGTGAAAACAGCCACCAAACTGCAGCCTTCTACGTTGACACTAAGATCGATGAAGCCTCAGTCGCAACGGCAGTTCAACTGCAAGGTAAAGCACTGTCTTACAACAACATCGCCGATACCGATGCCGCCCTTGAGTGCGTAAAAGAGTTCAGCGAACCGGCTTGCGTTATCGTTAAACACGCTAACCCATGTGGTGTTGCACTGGGTAAAGATCTGCTCGATGCCTATAACCGCGCCTATCAAACTGACCCAACGTCAGCCTTTGGCGGCATTATCGCCTTCAACGGCGAGTTAGATGCAGCAACCGCTAGCGCTATCGTTGAGCGTCAATTCGTTGAAGTGATTATTGCGCCAGTCGTGAGCCAAGCTGCCCGCGATGTAGTGGCCAAGAAAACCAACGTGCGTCTGTTAGAGTGCGGTCAATGGGATACTAAGACCAAAACCTTAGACTACAAGCGCGTGAACGGTGGTCTGCTGGTGCAAGACCGCGACCAAGGCATGGTTGGCTTAGATGACATTAAAGTCGTGACTAAGCGTCAACCGACCGAGAGCGAGCTGAAGGACTTAATGTTCTGCTGGAAAGTGGCCAAGTTCGTTAAATCTAACGCCATTGTTTATGCTAAAGACGGCATGACCATCGGTGTCGGCGCCGGCCAAATGAGCCGCGTCTACAGCGCCAAGATTGCCGGTATCAAGGCGGCCGATGAAGGCTTAGAAGTGGTTAACTCTGTGATGGCGTCCGATGCCTTCTTCCCATTCCGCGACGGTATCGATGCCGCAGCGGCGGCGGGCATCAGCTGCATCATCCAGCCAGGTGGCTCAATGCGCGATGCTGAAATCATCGCCGCTGCCGACGAGCACGGCATGGCCATGGTAATGACGGGCATGCGCCACTTCCGTCACTAA
- the purD gene encoding phosphoribosylamine--glycine ligase, producing MKVLVIGGGGREHALAWKAAQSPQVELVYVAPGNAGTALEPKLENLNISATDIPALLDFAQTNQIELTIVGPEAPLVLGLVDAFNAAGLPIFGPTKAAAQLEGSKAFTKDFLARHNIPTAGYKNCTEIQDAKAFVRELTGKTGYPVVIKADGLAAGKGVIIAQDQAEADAAIEDMLAGNKFGDAGSRVVIEEFLKGEEASFIVMVDGKNILAMATSQDHKARDNADHGPNTGGMGAYSPAPVVTQSVHDWTIANVIRPTVDGMAAEGNVYTGFLYAGLMIAPDGSAKVLEYNCRFGDPETQPIMMRLKSDLVELCLAATRGELDKVTAEYDSRAAVGVVLAAGGYPDDYRKGDVIQGLSLGNHDAKVFHAGTEMKDGHVVTNGGRVLCATALGHTVTEAQKAAYLLVDEIHWDDVYFRTDIGYRAIAREQQG from the coding sequence ATGAAAGTATTAGTTATTGGTGGCGGCGGCCGCGAACATGCCCTAGCTTGGAAAGCGGCACAATCCCCACAGGTAGAGCTGGTTTATGTTGCACCGGGTAACGCGGGCACAGCCCTCGAGCCGAAGTTAGAAAACCTCAACATCAGCGCGACGGACATTCCTGCCCTGCTCGATTTTGCTCAAACCAATCAGATCGAACTCACCATCGTTGGCCCAGAAGCGCCGCTGGTATTAGGCCTGGTCGATGCCTTTAACGCTGCGGGTCTACCCATTTTCGGCCCAACCAAAGCGGCAGCACAGTTAGAAGGCTCTAAGGCGTTCACTAAGGACTTCTTAGCACGCCACAATATCCCAACGGCGGGTTATAAAAACTGTACCGAAATCCAAGACGCTAAAGCCTTCGTGCGTGAACTGACGGGCAAGACAGGTTACCCAGTCGTAATCAAGGCCGACGGTTTAGCCGCAGGTAAAGGCGTGATCATCGCCCAAGATCAAGCCGAAGCCGATGCCGCCATCGAAGATATGCTCGCGGGCAACAAGTTTGGCGATGCCGGTTCTCGCGTGGTTATCGAAGAATTCTTAAAAGGCGAAGAAGCCAGCTTTATCGTGATGGTCGATGGTAAAAATATCCTCGCCATGGCAACCAGCCAAGACCATAAAGCCCGTGATAATGCCGATCACGGTCCAAACACTGGCGGCATGGGCGCTTACTCCCCTGCACCTGTCGTTACCCAAAGCGTGCACGATTGGACAATCGCTAACGTTATCCGCCCAACGGTTGATGGCATGGCGGCTGAAGGCAATGTTTACACTGGCTTCCTGTATGCGGGCCTGATGATCGCACCAGACGGCAGCGCCAAAGTACTGGAATACAACTGCCGCTTTGGCGACCCAGAAACCCAACCTATTATGATGCGCCTCAAGTCAGATCTGGTTGAGCTGTGTTTAGCCGCGACCCGTGGCGAGCTGGATAAAGTTACCGCCGAGTACGATTCACGCGCCGCAGTCGGTGTTGTATTAGCCGCAGGCGGTTACCCAGACGACTACCGCAAGGGCGATGTGATCCAAGGTTTAAGCCTAGGTAATCACGATGCCAAAGTCTTCCACGCAGGCACTGAGATGAAAGACGGCCATGTAGTTACTAACGGTGGCCGCGTACTATGCGCTACAGCCCTAGGACACACAGTGACCGAAGCACAAAAAGCTGCTTATCTGCTGGTTGATGAAATCCACTGGGATGACGTGTATTTCCGCACCGATATCGGCTATCGCGCCATTGCCCGCGAACAACAGGGCTAA